Proteins co-encoded in one Oncorhynchus kisutch isolate 150728-3 linkage group LG1, Okis_V2, whole genome shotgun sequence genomic window:
- the LOC109890730 gene encoding replication stress response regulator SDE2 — protein MELFFSGPLLHFCSASFPTGASVRDLVDIFTKEKGIPSSDLYVKNNGRLSELDEKLQAGAVYRLEPRLCGGKGGFGSMLRALGAQIEKTTNREACRDLSGRRLRDVNHEKEMAEWLKKQADREAEKEQRRLERLQRKLAEPKHHFTDPEYEKQCHDLSERLEDSVLKGMQASSSGLVKVDEAPKRKKPPPNKGQGKSKKKCFWTGVGGLDDLDSSEDDDDASDSGNSPSTSASGSGVPDCPVTGATSAHTSASQSRAEQTATPEAPRASSNSISGPSSPESPAEVQTQSQAEIATSGSGEQKDVVPTEETFPKTDNLSAAQSSVNQAACEDGPLDLQAVHSDKELETLGLDRLKAELIARGMKCGGTLSERAARLFSTVGLSAEDIDPALLAKPSKKQ, from the exons ATGGAGTTGTTTTTTTCTGGTCCACTTCTTCATTTTTGCAGCGCTTCTTTTCCTACTGGAGCATCTGTTCGTGATCTAGTTGATATTTTTACGAAAGAAAAG GGAATCCCGTCATCGGATCTCTATGTCAAGAATAATGGACGACTATCAGAGCTTGATGAGAAATTGCAGGCTGGAGCGGTGTATCGACTGGAACCTCGTCTCTGTGGAGGGAAAGGAG GCTTTGGGTCTATGCTTAGGGCTCTTGGGGCACAAATTGAGAAGACCACAAACCGCGAAGCCTGCAGAGACCTAAGCGGAAGGAGACTAAGAGATGTCAACCATGAGAAAGA gaTGGCAGAGTGGCTTAAGAAGCAGGCAGACCGCGAGGCAGAGAAAGAGCAAAGGCGTCTGGAGAGACTGCAGAGGAAGCTGGCCGAGCCCAAGCATCACTTTACAGACCCAGAGTACGAGAAGCAGTGCCACGATCTCTCAGAACGCCTGGAGGACTCCGTTTTAAAAG GAATGCAAGCCTCTTCCAGCGGACTAGTGAAAGTAGACGAGGCACCGAAACGCAAAAAGCCACCTCCAAACAAAGGCCAAGGGAAAAGCAAGAAGAAATGCTTTTG GACTGGTGTTGGTGGCCTGGATGACCTCGACAGCTCTGAGGATGACGATGATGCAAGCGACAGCGGGAACTCTCCCTCCACATCTGCTTCCGGTTCAGGGGTACCCGATTGTCCCGTAACGGGAGCAACGTCAGCTCACACATCAGCCTctcagagcagagcggaacaaaCGGCAACTCCAGAAGCTCCTAGGGCAAGCAGCAACTCCATCTCAGGACCCAGCTCTCCAGAGAGCCCAGCCGAGGTGCAGACACAATCTCAAGCAGAGATTGCTACCAGTGGTAGTGGGGAGCAGAAGGATGTGGTCCCCACAGAAGAAACATTCCCAAAGACCGACAATCTAAGTGCAGCTCAGAGTAGCGTCAACCAAGCCGct TGTGAAGATGGGCCCTTAGACCTCCAGGCAGTGCACTCAGACAAGGAGTTGGAGACTTTGGGGTTGGACAGGCTAAAGGCAGAACTGATTGCACGGGGGATGAAGTGTGGGGGAACCCTGTCCGAGCGCGCTGCTCGCCTTTTCTCCACCGTAGGGCTTTCTGCAGAGGACATTGATCCTGCCCTATTGGCCAAACCTAGCAAGAAGCAATGA